A genomic window from Streptomyces mirabilis includes:
- a CDS encoding PASTA domain-containing protein produces MIGAILLATAAGGVVACQPTDSSKATGTPASGVTTSASKDDKPSAAERKTVPNFVGMGLQSAQDAAQEQGFYSLKSHDALGRDRTQILDRDWKVCSQNVKAGTSQSTDTTLDFGAVKLAEKCPAKDEAAPSAAGGKMPDFRGKSVKAARAALDSSTSFTVKDASGAGRWVLVESNWKVCAQSPAAGTALKGQSVTLNAVKFEETCP; encoded by the coding sequence ATGATCGGCGCCATCCTGCTCGCCACTGCGGCTGGCGGTGTCGTCGCCTGCCAGCCGACTGACAGCAGCAAGGCCACCGGCACCCCGGCGTCAGGCGTCACCACGTCGGCGTCGAAGGATGACAAGCCCTCCGCGGCCGAGCGTAAGACGGTGCCCAACTTCGTCGGCATGGGCCTGCAGTCCGCGCAGGATGCAGCGCAGGAGCAGGGCTTCTACTCGCTGAAGTCGCACGACGCGCTCGGCCGGGACCGTACGCAGATCCTCGACCGCGACTGGAAGGTCTGCTCGCAGAACGTGAAGGCCGGCACGTCGCAGTCGACGGACACGACGCTGGACTTCGGGGCGGTGAAGCTCGCCGAGAAGTGCCCGGCGAAGGATGAGGCGGCCCCGTCTGCGGCGGGAGGGAAGATGCCGGACTTCAGGGGGAAGTCGGTGAAGGCGGCGCGGGCGGCGCTCGACTCGAGTACGTCGTTCACCGTCAAGGATGCCTCGGGTGCGGGTCGCTGGGTTCTGGTGGAGAGCAACTGGAAGGTGTGCGCGCAGTCGCCCGCCGCCGGTACTGCACTCAAAGGGCAGTCGGTGACGCTCAACGCTGTCAAGTTCGAGGAGACCTGCCCGTAA